The sequence AACTCCAAATTTTCGGTCAACAGCAACAATTGGTCAAATTAGCAGTGAGTATCGAAAATGAATGCCATTACTGTTCAGCTATTCATTTTACTATTTTGAAAAACCAATTAAAAACAGATGAATCTATTGTAAATGCTGTTCGAAATGGTAAAACATTGCCAGATGCTAAACTGAATGCATTGGTTACCTATGCTCGCACTGTAGTAGAAAAACAAGGGCATGTTTCTTATGATGATATTCAGTCATTTATTGATGCAGGTTATATCAAACAAAATATGTTGGAAATTAACCTCATCACCACTCTGAAAACCATCAGCAATTACACCAATCATATTGTGGATACTCCGCTAGATGAAGCTTTTCAACCGGAGAAAATTGTGTTTCAATCTGCTTAATTTTTTTTGATTGAATAGTAGACCACGGCTTCTGTAAAGAGGTTCGGGGTTTTTATTTACGGAGCTTCTTGAGTATCAGGTATGGCAGAAGACTTCCCAAAAATGCGCACGCCCCAATACACAAATCGAGCTCTTAGTTTGCTCATGCTATCTTCAATACACATGGTCCGGAGAAGCTCATCAGCATATTCTCTGTATTTCAAATCCAGGTACTTTTCTCTCATCAGTTGATAGAGAGCATCATGCACCAGTGAACCCTGCATAAAGTTTTTAGTGTCAATGGTAGGTCCGCTTGGCCCATCCCAGGAATAACCTTTAGAGATAAACAGGATTCCATTTTCATCCAGATAAAGAAAATCATTACCTAGTTTTTGATCAGGTTCGATTTCAATCTTCCGTGAAAAGGAATCGACCAGGGTATATTTGTAGTGGCGACGTTTTTTGTAAAGAATCATAGAAGTCTCCCTTATTGGTGTTTAGAAAAGTGTAGCAGATTCAAAGGGAGGAGTCAAGAAAAACAGAAAGGCATAAAAAAAGTCCCGTACTTAAAAAGCACGGGACTTTAAAAATCAAAAAAGTTGATTATTCGAGAATATAAACTTCAGTAGCGCTTAGGCCTTTGTCAGTTTCCTCGATAGAAAATTCAACTTCTTCTCCGTCATTGATACCTTCGTTAAATCCGAGGTTCTCAATGTTGTTTCGGTGTACAAAAACGTCTTTTTCGCCATTGTCAGGCTGAATAAAGCCGAATC comes from Balneola sp. and encodes:
- a CDS encoding cold-shock protein, producing the protein MEYGKVKWFDAQKGFGFIQPDNGEKDVFVHRNNIENLGFNEGINDGEEVEFSIEETDKGLSATEVYILE